The Spodoptera frugiperda isolate SF20-4 chromosome 2, AGI-APGP_CSIRO_Sfru_2.0, whole genome shotgun sequence genome has a window encoding:
- the LOC118269405 gene encoding uncharacterized protein LOC118269405 yields MKILDEISLIVLFQLICHLNDVHSSFEDSIQDMDDTLELDDSGSEQKELKHSHHHHHLRAGHHHRKGHSHDDNDDDYDDCDCSCSKCAAPSECCKNVCNSCASNMYQQQASALSGQSQASVVFVPYPYPLMVASPMMKSMNQHPTMLAHHVARAPNTQSTALSTTTPATITTTTETTTTITSTSSTTTSNSFDMEPSNALYLKSQNNDNVLDSVLKSVVDDYTNIIVKTPEKSRSGNNRYMLTSLRRTKPTWMPKFGIVPISDDMAVKIMSQLRARYPARTQQRPIHDPVMKVQP; encoded by the exons ATGAAAATCTTAGACGAAATCTCATTG ATTGTACTGTTCCAACTGATCTGCCACCTCAACGATGTGCACTCGAGCTTCGAGGACTCCATACAGGACATGGACGACACCCTCGAGCTGGACGATTCTGGGTCAGAGCAGAAAGAGCTGAAGCATTCTCATCATCACCACCACCTGAGAGCTGGGCATCACCACAGGAAGGGGCATTCACATGATGATAACGATGACGATTACGACGACTGCGACTGCTCGTGCAGTAAGTGTGCCGCGCCCTCTGAGTGCTGCAAGAACGTGTGTAACAGCTGCGCCAGCAACATGTACCAGCAACAGGCGAGCGCACTGAGCGGGCAGAGCCAAGCCAGCGTAGTGTTCGTGCCCTACCCATACCCTTTAATGGTGGCCAGTCCAATGATGAAGAGCATGAACCAGCACCCGACAATGCTCGCACACCACGTCGCACGTGCACCCAACACACAATCCACTGCGTTATCAACCACCACTCCTGCCACCATCACCACTACCACCGAAACCACTACCACTATTACTTCTACGAGCTCAACCACCACCAGCAACAGTTTCGACATGGAACCATCAAATGCACTATATCTCAAATCCCAGAACAACGATAATGTATTGGATTCGGTGCTCAAGAGCGTAGTAGACGATTACACAAACATAATCGTTAAGACGCCGGAGAAGTCAAGGAGTGGCAACAACAGGTACATGCTGACGTCTCTGCGCCGGACAAAGCCTACATGGATGCCCAAGTTCGGGATAGTCCCCATCTCCGATGATATGGCCGTGAAAATAATGTCACAACTTAGAGCTCGGTACCCCGCCCGCACACAGCAAAGGCCCATACATGACCCAGTAATGAAAGTGCAGCCCTAA
- the LOC118268972 gene encoding phosphoserine phosphatase isoform X1: MNYFNTCCVNCFILLTLCCFVYGTSLKTNIQYATLKTLSLVSISVMSPQQSIKDLFRTADCVCFDVDSTVIKDEGIDELAKFCGKGDEVKRLTAEAMGGGMTFQEALKKRLDIIRPSVSQIREFIETFPIHLTPGVAELVKELHERGVQVYLVSGGFRSLIEPVAELLGIPLTNIFANRLKFYFNGEYAGFDENEPTSRSGGKGLVVRRLKEQYGYQRLFMIGDGATDAEASPPADGFIGFGGNVVREEVKKRALWYVTDFQELITTLTLQTK; encoded by the exons ATGAATTACTTCAATACATGTTGCGTAAACTGTTTCATATTGTTAACattgtgttgttttgtttatgggACAAG TTTGAAGACCAACATCCAGTACGCGACCCTGAAGACCCTGTCGCTGGTTTCCATCAGCGTAATGTCGCCCCAGCAGTCCATTAAAGACCTGTTCCGTACTGCGGACTGTGTGTGCTTCGATGTCGACTCCACCGTCATCAAAGACGAGGGCATTGACGAGCTGGCCAAGTTCTGCGGAAAGGGAGATGAAGTCAAGAGATT GACGGCGGAAGCCATGGGCGGTGGTATGACCTTCCAAGAGGCTCTGAAAAAGAGGTTGGACATCATCAGGCCCAGTGTCTCACAGATCAGAGAGTTCATTGAGACTTTCCCCATTCATCTCACTCCGGGAGTAGC GGAGCTAGTGAAAGAGCTGCACGAGCGAGGAGTACAGGTGTACCTGGTCTCCGGCGGGTTCCGGAGTCTCATCGAGCCGGTCGCTGAGCTGCTGGGCATTCCTCTTACCAACATCTTCGCTAATAGacttaaattctattttaatg GTGAATATGCGGGTTTCGATGAAAACGAACCAACTTCTCGGTCTGGCGGCAAGGGGCTGGTGGTCAGACGGCTGAAGGAACAGTATGGCTACCAGAGGCTCTTCATGATTGGTGATGGAGCCACCGACGCTGAGGCTAGTCCACCCGCTGACGGTTTTATTG gTTTCGGAGGCAACGTAGTTCGTGAAGAGGTCAAGAAGCGAGCTCTGTGGTACGTCACCGACTTCCAAGAGCTCATCACCACCCTCACTCTGCAGACCAAGTGA
- the LOC118269406 gene encoding uncharacterized protein LOC118269406 — protein sequence MALVFSVLLISLLLQVSICMRNFHFPHPHIYGLGMYNHYPHYEDYDSESLVVRSHRNRYHRFKDNSDYSDSEHHYKMACRCSCVKCRKPKPKPCCKDFCLQQCSMQNNIFVVPYPVPFVVSPLNQSATRATTTEQATTHTSTTPLTISTTTLTTTTTAETKSTAVFFVRNQPKRFRIVADKRRRNMGNNDIRPPKFRDRLPKYGIVPIPEKLAIRLMEQMRDGHRKNQYRRQVNVDRNVLQNY from the exons ATGGCTTTG GTATTCAGTGTCCTATTAATATCTTTATTGTTACAAGTGAGTATTTGCATGAGGAACTTTCATTTCCCACACCCGCACATCTATGGTCTGGGCATGTACAACCACTACCCACATTATGAAGACTACGACAGTGAGAGCTTGGTGGTGCGTTCACACAGGAACAGGTACCATCGGTTCAAAGACAACTCTGATTACTCTGACTCAGAGCACCACTACAAAATGGCATGTAGGTGCAGCTGTGTCAAGTGCAGGAAACCTAAACCAAAGCCGTGCTGCAAGGACTTCTGCCTGCAGCAGTGTTCTATGCAAAACAACATATTTGTGGTACCGTATCCAGTACCTTTTGTAGTCAGTCCGCTGAATCAGTCTGCAACCCGTGCTACGACTACCGAGCAAGCTACGACACACACATCCACGACGCCCCTTACAATTAGCACAACGACTTTAACAACTACCACCACGGCTGAGACAAAATCCACAGCTGTCTTCTTCGTTAGAAATCAGCCAAAACGCTTTCGAATCGTAGCGGACAAAAGGAGGAGAAATATGGGAAACAACGACATACGACCGCCCAAGTTCAGGGATAGACTGCCTAAGTATGGAATCGTGCCCATACCGGAGAAACTGGCGATCAGATTGATGGAGCAAATGAGGGATGGTCATAGGAAAAACCAATATAGGCGGCAGGTCAATGTCGATAGGAATGTTTTGCAAAACTATTAG
- the LOC118268972 gene encoding phosphoserine phosphatase isoform X2 — protein sequence MSMSCVAVSAQTSKQYFFVCLKTNIQYATLKTLSLVSISVMSPQQSIKDLFRTADCVCFDVDSTVIKDEGIDELAKFCGKGDEVKRLTAEAMGGGMTFQEALKKRLDIIRPSVSQIREFIETFPIHLTPGVAELVKELHERGVQVYLVSGGFRSLIEPVAELLGIPLTNIFANRLKFYFNGEYAGFDENEPTSRSGGKGLVVRRLKEQYGYQRLFMIGDGATDAEASPPADGFIGFGGNVVREEVKKRALWYVTDFQELITTLTLQTK from the exons atgtcaatgtcatgtGTGGCTGTCAGCGCTCAAACgtcaaaacagtattttttcGTTTG TTTGAAGACCAACATCCAGTACGCGACCCTGAAGACCCTGTCGCTGGTTTCCATCAGCGTAATGTCGCCCCAGCAGTCCATTAAAGACCTGTTCCGTACTGCGGACTGTGTGTGCTTCGATGTCGACTCCACCGTCATCAAAGACGAGGGCATTGACGAGCTGGCCAAGTTCTGCGGAAAGGGAGATGAAGTCAAGAGATT GACGGCGGAAGCCATGGGCGGTGGTATGACCTTCCAAGAGGCTCTGAAAAAGAGGTTGGACATCATCAGGCCCAGTGTCTCACAGATCAGAGAGTTCATTGAGACTTTCCCCATTCATCTCACTCCGGGAGTAGC GGAGCTAGTGAAAGAGCTGCACGAGCGAGGAGTACAGGTGTACCTGGTCTCCGGCGGGTTCCGGAGTCTCATCGAGCCGGTCGCTGAGCTGCTGGGCATTCCTCTTACCAACATCTTCGCTAATAGacttaaattctattttaatg GTGAATATGCGGGTTTCGATGAAAACGAACCAACTTCTCGGTCTGGCGGCAAGGGGCTGGTGGTCAGACGGCTGAAGGAACAGTATGGCTACCAGAGGCTCTTCATGATTGGTGATGGAGCCACCGACGCTGAGGCTAGTCCACCCGCTGACGGTTTTATTG gTTTCGGAGGCAACGTAGTTCGTGAAGAGGTCAAGAAGCGAGCTCTGTGGTACGTCACCGACTTCCAAGAGCTCATCACCACCCTCACTCTGCAGACCAAGTGA
- the LOC118268972 gene encoding phosphoserine phosphatase isoform X4 — MSPQQSIKDLFRTADCVCFDVDSTVIKDEGIDELAKFCGKGDEVKRLTAEAMGGGMTFQEALKKRLDIIRPSVSQIREFIETFPIHLTPGVAELVKELHERGVQVYLVSGGFRSLIEPVAELLGIPLTNIFANRLKFYFNGEYAGFDENEPTSRSGGKGLVVRRLKEQYGYQRLFMIGDGATDAEASPPADGFIGFGGNVVREEVKKRALWYVTDFQELITTLTLQTK; from the exons ATGTCGCCCCAGCAGTCCATTAAAGACCTGTTCCGTACTGCGGACTGTGTGTGCTTCGATGTCGACTCCACCGTCATCAAAGACGAGGGCATTGACGAGCTGGCCAAGTTCTGCGGAAAGGGAGATGAAGTCAAGAGATT GACGGCGGAAGCCATGGGCGGTGGTATGACCTTCCAAGAGGCTCTGAAAAAGAGGTTGGACATCATCAGGCCCAGTGTCTCACAGATCAGAGAGTTCATTGAGACTTTCCCCATTCATCTCACTCCGGGAGTAGC GGAGCTAGTGAAAGAGCTGCACGAGCGAGGAGTACAGGTGTACCTGGTCTCCGGCGGGTTCCGGAGTCTCATCGAGCCGGTCGCTGAGCTGCTGGGCATTCCTCTTACCAACATCTTCGCTAATAGacttaaattctattttaatg GTGAATATGCGGGTTTCGATGAAAACGAACCAACTTCTCGGTCTGGCGGCAAGGGGCTGGTGGTCAGACGGCTGAAGGAACAGTATGGCTACCAGAGGCTCTTCATGATTGGTGATGGAGCCACCGACGCTGAGGCTAGTCCACCCGCTGACGGTTTTATTG gTTTCGGAGGCAACGTAGTTCGTGAAGAGGTCAAGAAGCGAGCTCTGTGGTACGTCACCGACTTCCAAGAGCTCATCACCACCCTCACTCTGCAGACCAAGTGA
- the LOC118268972 gene encoding phosphoserine phosphatase isoform X3 has translation MALYSLKTNIQYATLKTLSLVSISVMSPQQSIKDLFRTADCVCFDVDSTVIKDEGIDELAKFCGKGDEVKRLTAEAMGGGMTFQEALKKRLDIIRPSVSQIREFIETFPIHLTPGVAELVKELHERGVQVYLVSGGFRSLIEPVAELLGIPLTNIFANRLKFYFNGEYAGFDENEPTSRSGGKGLVVRRLKEQYGYQRLFMIGDGATDAEASPPADGFIGFGGNVVREEVKKRALWYVTDFQELITTLTLQTK, from the exons ATGGCCCTCtacag TTTGAAGACCAACATCCAGTACGCGACCCTGAAGACCCTGTCGCTGGTTTCCATCAGCGTAATGTCGCCCCAGCAGTCCATTAAAGACCTGTTCCGTACTGCGGACTGTGTGTGCTTCGATGTCGACTCCACCGTCATCAAAGACGAGGGCATTGACGAGCTGGCCAAGTTCTGCGGAAAGGGAGATGAAGTCAAGAGATT GACGGCGGAAGCCATGGGCGGTGGTATGACCTTCCAAGAGGCTCTGAAAAAGAGGTTGGACATCATCAGGCCCAGTGTCTCACAGATCAGAGAGTTCATTGAGACTTTCCCCATTCATCTCACTCCGGGAGTAGC GGAGCTAGTGAAAGAGCTGCACGAGCGAGGAGTACAGGTGTACCTGGTCTCCGGCGGGTTCCGGAGTCTCATCGAGCCGGTCGCTGAGCTGCTGGGCATTCCTCTTACCAACATCTTCGCTAATAGacttaaattctattttaatg GTGAATATGCGGGTTTCGATGAAAACGAACCAACTTCTCGGTCTGGCGGCAAGGGGCTGGTGGTCAGACGGCTGAAGGAACAGTATGGCTACCAGAGGCTCTTCATGATTGGTGATGGAGCCACCGACGCTGAGGCTAGTCCACCCGCTGACGGTTTTATTG gTTTCGGAGGCAACGTAGTTCGTGAAGAGGTCAAGAAGCGAGCTCTGTGGTACGTCACCGACTTCCAAGAGCTCATCACCACCCTCACTCTGCAGACCAAGTGA